A region from the Streptosporangium sp. NBC_01756 genome encodes:
- a CDS encoding DUF742 domain-containing protein, translating to MSDEIEWIDEEAGPVVRPYAVTGGRTSTSSGAFDLLSMVVATGSAVFANAHLGSEHRRLLGLSRRTRPIVEIASDAGLPIGVIKVLLGDLLDQGLILVRSPIPAATAPPEGLLQEVISGLRAL from the coding sequence ATGAGCGATGAGATCGAGTGGATCGACGAGGAGGCGGGGCCGGTCGTCCGCCCCTACGCGGTGACCGGCGGGCGGACCAGCACCTCCTCCGGCGCCTTCGACCTGCTGTCCATGGTGGTGGCGACGGGGTCGGCGGTCTTCGCGAACGCGCACCTGGGTTCGGAGCACCGGCGGCTGCTCGGCCTGAGCCGGCGGACCCGGCCGATCGTGGAGATCGCCTCGGACGCCGGACTGCCGATCGGTGTGATCAAGGTGCTGCTGGGGGATCTGCTGGACCAGGGTCTGATCCTGGTGCGCTCGCCGATCCCGGCCGCCACGGCTCCCCCGGAGGGACTCCTGCAGGAAGTGATCAGCGGTCTCCGGGCGCTGTGA
- a CDS encoding GTP-binding protein, whose amino-acid sequence MDFGPSDEPVALKILIAGGFGVGKTTLVGAISEIRPLRTEEVLSDRGIGIDDVDGVEGKTTTTVAMDFGRITIREGLVVYLFGTPGQERFWFMWDELSYGALGAVVLADTRRLTDCFPSIDYFEQRGTPFIVAVNCFDGAERYESEDVRVALDLDPDVPVLLCDVRRRASAKVVLVTLVEHSLKVLTASQR is encoded by the coding sequence CGAACCCGTCGCGCTCAAGATTCTCATCGCGGGCGGCTTCGGGGTGGGCAAGACCACGCTCGTCGGCGCGATCAGCGAGATCCGCCCGCTCCGTACCGAGGAGGTGCTCTCCGACCGCGGCATCGGCATCGACGACGTCGACGGCGTGGAGGGCAAGACCACCACCACGGTCGCCATGGACTTCGGCCGCATCACGATCCGGGAGGGCCTGGTCGTGTACCTGTTCGGCACCCCCGGGCAGGAGCGGTTCTGGTTCATGTGGGACGAACTGTCCTACGGCGCGCTGGGCGCGGTCGTGCTGGCCGACACCCGGCGGCTGACCGACTGTTTCCCCTCGATCGACTATTTCGAACAGCGTGGCACGCCGTTCATCGTGGCGGTCAACTGCTTCGACGGAGCCGAACGCTACGAGAGCGAGGACGTGCGGGTGGCCCTCGACCTGGACCCGGACGTGCCCGTACTGCTGTGCGACGTCCGGCGCCGCGCGTCGGCCAAGGTCGTGCTGGTGACGCTCGTGGAGCACTCCCTCAAAGTGCTGACGGCGAGCCAGCGCTGA